The following coding sequences are from one Capsicum annuum cultivar UCD-10X-F1 chromosome 3, UCD10Xv1.1, whole genome shotgun sequence window:
- the LOC107864333 gene encoding chaperone protein dnaJ 20, chloroplastic yields MYLTTPLNQHPQLFFPSNPQPQRTKNMSFVKVHAKLNNVMEITSEPKSFYELLGIPETVSLFEIKEAYKQLVRKYHPDVSPPDRVEEYTQRFIRVREAYETLSDPMSRDMYDKDMSKGLHFAFSPRRRSQNDESMENKGEWKNRWNSQLSELKRRNAYKDSDTNMSWGARMRRQRNEVSL; encoded by the exons atgtatctaaCAACACCACTCAACCAACATCCTCAACTATTTTTCCCATCAAATCCACAACCTCAAAGAACCAAAAACATGTCTTTCGTGAAAGTGCATGCAAAACTTAACAATGTAATGGAAATAACTAGTGAACCAAAAAGTTTTTATGAACTTCTTGGTATACcagaaactgtatcattatttgaaataaaagaagcaTACAAGCAACTAGTACGTAAATATCACCCAGATGTATCACCTCCGGATCGCGTTGAAGAATATACACAAAGGTTTATTAGGGTTCGAGAAGCTTATGAAACATTATCAGATCCTATGTCAAGAGATATGTATGATAAAGACATGTCTAAAGGTCTTCACTTTGCATTTTCTCCTCGTAGAAGGTCTCAAAATGATGAG TCAATGGAGAACAAAGGCGAATGGAAGAACCGTTGGAATTCCCAATTGTCAGAGTTAAAAAGAAGAAACGCGTACAaagactctgataccaatatgTCTTGGGGTGCACGTATGCGCAGACAAAGAAATGAAGTATCGTTGTAA